The following proteins are co-located in the Schistocerca nitens isolate TAMUIC-IGC-003100 chromosome 2, iqSchNite1.1, whole genome shotgun sequence genome:
- the LOC126235918 gene encoding E3 ubiquitin-protein ligase SIAH1A-like, protein MCSWSPYCGFLLGSMRTQSADMTQVVRLPSSPRANDSGALEQRRQQLARCRACSFLMVGQVSCCPNSHATCCSQGGKCRVCGEPLLPPSTYTLNLQQLAAAEPVVQCAQPGCPERAPLPQMAAHERICAHRPMRCLVEPDTCSWHGRRADLEAHTQAQHPHHFVRFPSTAGASVSWRISKQGCCVDLTRHLVMALGETFVYQKEFCYPERQLYIAVQLVGPPERSMRFRYKFELTRNEAAHSVTFERAVHSEDEDLKRAAGLGDCIKVPYDTITQFCHGERVVVLCKAKYPYKHELPITHL, encoded by the coding sequence ACATGACGCAGGTGGTAAGGTTACCTTCATCGCCGAGAGCAAACGACAGCGGCGCTCTGGAACAGCGACGGCAGCAGCTGGCTCGGTGCCGGGCGTGCAGCTTCCTCATGGTGGGGCAGGTGTCCTGCTGCCCCAACAGTCACGCCACCTGCTGCTCACAGGGTGGCAAGTGCCGGGTCTGCGGTGAGCCGCTGCTGCCGCCCTCCACCTACACACTGAACCTGCAACAACTGGCAGCTGCAGAGCCTGTGGTGCAGTGCGCCCAGCCCGGCTGTCCCGAGCGCGCGCCGTTACCACAGATGGCCGCGCATGAGCGCATCTGCGCGCACCGCCCGATGCGCTGCCTCGTCGAGCCGGACACCTGTTCGTGGCATGGCCGGCGCGCCGACCTGGAGGCGCACACCCAGGCCCAACATCCGCACCACTTCGTGCGCTTCCCCAGCACAGCCGGCGCCAGCGTCTCGTGGCGCATCTCCAAGCAGGGCTGCTGTGTCGATCTGACTCGCCACCTCGTCATGGCACTGGGCGAGACATTCGTCTAccagaaggaattctgctacccggaGCGCCAGCTGTACATTGCTGTGCAGCTGGTGGGCCCACCCGAACGCAGCATGCGCTTCCGATACAAGTTCGAGCTTACCCGCAATGAGGCGGCCCACTCTGTGACTTTTGAGCGAGCCGTCCATTCGGAGGACGAAGACTTAAAGCGGGCTGCTGGCCTTGGAGACTGCATCAAGGTCCCCTACGACACCATTACACAGTTCTGTCATGGCGAGAGGGTGGTCGTGCTGTGCAAAGCCAAATACCCATATAAACATGAACTGCCAATTACACATTTGTAG